CAGTAGCAGTATTGCTTACACCACTGTTGCCAGCAAACCTGCCAGACTTCTTATATCTAGGAGCAGCAGCACCGCCACTGGCCGCACTATGACTATGTGTACTCGAGCTATACGTGCGCACGGAGCTAGCCTCCGGCGCATGTCTCTCCCGCTTGGGCTTCTTCACCTCATCCCACTTCGTAACTTTACCGGTCGTAATCTTCTCAACTATAATCTCCAGCTCAGTGTCCTTCTCCTCCTGGACCAACTCCAACAGATCCTCCCTCTTCCAGTCCGGAAACAACTCTACCAGCGTCTCCACCTTATTCTGTACCGACGACATCTAGTTTCTTAGTCTATATATATCTCGTCTCGCTTTCTCACCGTCGTTATCTGCCTCCAGGTACCAACAAACCGCCCCACTTGTAAATAACTTATGTTcagttcttgttcttggaaAACAGCATTTttcgaatttttttttttttcaaatttttttcattaaggATACATGTCGCTATATACGTATATATCAACTGTAATAAGCATATCCATAGCGATGGGCATCAGCCTGTCGTAGCTATATTTGCCCTGTACTAGTACAGGTACGGTGTATTTTGGATTATAAGGTGTATCCAGGGTAGACTTGTTACCTGACCAaccaagagaagaaaactGCAAGAAAATACCTCGACTCGACGCAAAGTAATTCAAAAgttatattgaaaaatttatagaTAGACTTATAAACTACAGCTCGTACAGTTTTGGGGGATATAACATTTTGTAGTCTGCGATAAGGATAAGAACACACTGTGAGTAATCTATTTGTAATGTAGAGTACAAATGTTGACTTCTTTGCCTTGGAATATGGTGTCTCAATGTCTCGATGTCTCGATGTCTCAATGTCTCGATGTCTCGGATTTTAtatctttctttatttACAGGAGTGATTTGTTGTATGATGCTACGCCGTCGAGTTTGGACAATATTATATCTTGTCGTCGTCTGCTCCGGCGAGTTTCCCGCCTTGCTCGAAAGGTGCCTCCTTGCGTGCCTCGTCCAGCGCGGGCTTGATGCCTTGCTTCACCAGCGCAGCGTTCACACACTCGGTGTACGCATACCACTGCTTCGTGCACTCGTTCTCGATAGACTTACCCTTCAGAAACTTCTCCATGTACCACTCATTGAAACAGTTGTCGTACtccttcttcaactcaGTGCACTCAGGTGCAAAACTCTGCGACATCACGTTACCCATCCACTCTATCTAGTGCCCTTGTACAACTTCTGCTAAAGTTTCAGAGCTGCTTACCCATCACACTAAAACTTCCTCCTTCCGCCGCCTCTGAACCTCCACATTAATAACCAAATAAACATCTAAGAAGCAAAGTTTAGAATAGAAGATAACCGGGACTTCGATCCCGCAAAAAAGGATCACTTTAGTTGATGGTGATGCCACTCATGATCACTTCGTCGAGAAATGGATCACGGTCCCAGGTAATGGCACTTGCTCTTTCACTGGCGAGCTGCCCAGGCTCTGCTGCGGCACCCGCTTATCTGGAGACGGCATCACGCTCGAACTCGACCCGTACCGCTCCTGGATCAGCAGCGACactttcctcttcttctgccTCTGCACACTGTCGTCCTCTCCTTGCTCCCGAGTGTCATCCTCGCGGTACTTTCCCATGGTGCTATCAGATACTTCCGACTGCACTGTGCTGTTGTGCTCTTCCCCACCGGCCACATCGCCGTAACTGCGCTCTGCGTTGGCTTCACCATGGGCGTCACCATGGGCATTACCGTGGGTATCGCCATGTGCATTACCGTGCGCATCGCTATCGCGAACCGGCGTCCTCTCGAGCAGCACGTCTCGCTTTAAGTCCACAACACCACTGCTCTTGCACAGCGTCCCGAGCCACTCACAGCTGTCGCTGATAGCATCGCAAACCTGGCCATACGCCACTACCCGTGGTATAACCTGCTTAGTGATCACGTCAAAGCAGTGCGACAGATTCCCGTCGATCTTCTGCAGCTCAAGTGTAATCTCCTGGTCTAACCGCTCCAATTCCCTGTCCATTCTTGCAATAGTGCCACCCGACTAACTGAAAGCTTTCTGTGCATTATAGCAGTTTAAGCAACTGTATAAATCTATGTAAACAACTAAACTTAAAACTAAAAGGAAATCGAAAAAACAGTACTGATTTACGTCCCCGATGAGTTTATGAATGGACTTTTACTCATATCCCTTACTTCTCCGAAAgctaatatattataaaaacCAAACATATACACAGGCTCTCACTTACGGATCTTTCCCCCAAACCAACAACACACACCCCGAAACATCGAACTTTCACTATAATGTTCAAAAGACCCGGGAACTATTTCTTCATAGTGCCATGGATAGCGTTCATTCCATGGTATGGTATGCTAATTGCGATGCTTATTTGCTGGGCTGCTCAAGGGCACCCCATCTACTGGTTCATGCACACTGAGCAGTTCCCAGTGTACATATCTGACATAGGTGCCACCAACCTGAGACCGCTGTTCATCGCCTGTGCCGGATGGCAAGGTCTCGGCTATGTCATCACCATCGCCTGCGAGTACTTCCAGAGAGCCGGCAGATGGCCCTTCCGGATGCCCAACTCGAAGTCTCCGCATGTGGAGGCTGAGTACGACAACGTCTCCTCATACACCGAGCGTCTGTTGCACTCACGCTTGCTGATGCCTCCTTACTACACAAAGCATGAGAGGAACCTGATCTTTGCGAGCTTTGTGCTGGGGTGCATAGGTGAAATCGCCCTGCTGATGTGTAGTATCTTCTCAACTGCAAAGTACCACCATGTGCACATCTCAATGGTGGCCATTTTCTGCATCTTCATGCTCTTGTCCATCGTCTGCTTGACCGCGGAATATTTCTCCATGGGAAGACACTACGCCTCCATCCACCCGCTCGCCGCCACCAAGGCTGACTTCGACCCCAGCAACCCCACAAACATCGATTCCCTACCTTGGAACAAGTGGACAGGCCACATCTGGAACAAGTTCACCATAAGTGCCACCTTGAAGACCATATGGTGTATTGCCGCTATAGTGTGGGCCATCTGTTTCGGTGCCATCCACGACAACTCCAAGAGTGCTTGCTTCGAGTGGCTCTTGGCTTTCTGGTTTGGTATCATATTCATGATAATATCAGCAGACTTCTACCTGGGAAGCTTGTATAAGAGGTCCAAGTACTTCCACCAGATAGAGACATTCGCTGGCTACTACAAATATGACAAGTTTGCTGGCGTACGCGACTATGAATCTAACGACAGCTCTGGCAAATATGAAGACAGCGACAGAACTGAGACCATGGTTCAAGAAGATTCACCAGTAGAGGCATGAGGAACATAAGCACGGCAATAACCTCAAACACTTGTTTTGGGTTATTTGCTCCATCTAATCATATATTCGTTACCATCACAAACATCCTAATATTCATACCAAGTGGTTAACAATGGCATAGAATAGGAATACACTTAGCATCATTTTAATAATACCCGTGGAAGCTCCACAACGGTTACCAAGTCATCATTATCGTTACAATTTGTAATATCACCTATTCCCCCCATACCTACccatttataatttttaataCATATTTACTTAATTCAACTTTCTgtttaatataaaaataaaataagacttaaataatattaaaatgaaattaaaataaaaactaacTGAAACTAAAATATCCATTAAATTACACAAAATATTTGGCCTTAACGACCATTTTTAACCATTATATGTTTACAAATACAAGAGGGAGTACCTCCCCCCctgttatatataaaagaacCCATTATTTTACAACATCTAAAacatttcttcaaaaaagCTTTCTCTTGCGCGAGGTTGAGTTAGAGTAGGGTTCGCATATCCTTCACTGATCGTATTAATACCTTTATCCAAAATCGGAATGCCTCTAGAAAGATTTCCATGCATTACTTTAGCATCAGTCAACGAAATTAGCCTCATTGGTGCACCCCCAGACACCTCTTCCATCTCTATTGGCACAATCGGCTCAGAGATTTCAGGTTTGTCACAGGAGTTCCTCAGGTTTGTTAATGTATTAGAAGCTTTTCTCTTTACTATTGACAACTGTTTTTTACGATATTTTAGAGCTGCATTTTTACCTATGAGAAGTCTGTCAATGAAGCTGGATTTATTAGGGCGGTTATCTGAGATAGATGTAACAACAGCTGGTTTCGATCCACTTAAGCCGCTTTCGGTAATTGCACCCATTCTTAATGGGTCATTAATGCCATTTACTGAACGTATCATCAAATGTTTTTCTGCATCTGCAAGAGGTTTAGTTGCAAACGCTGAATTTGTAGCGCTGAAGTCTTTCCTAATTTTCTCTAGCAAAAATTTCTGCTCTTCCAATTGGCAGGCCAGGgtattttttgattctgcgtattcttcctctttcaaGCTGTACGCTGTCAATTGATCTTCGAGATCATGTATTAGTTTCTTCCTCCGAAATAAATCACTTTTGAGCAAAGCATATTCATCTTTATGAAAATTATCTAACGTATCATTGGGACTTTCATTAATGTGGGATAAATGATTTGTGTATTGTGcacatttcttttctaaaTAATCTACCATGTTCCTATGCGATGCTAGCTCACTTGCAATCAGTGACTTAGCATTATCATTGGCTTtagtattttcttcaagaattCGCAGTCGGTTTTCTTTTACAGTTAGTATATTGTTGAGCTCCTCTGTTTTACTTGCTAAATTCGACACAAGCTGTCTAATGTCATTTTTCCGACTCATATCATATTCCTTCAATGCAACGATTTTCTTCTCACCCAAAATATCGTCTGAATGAGGATCATTGATCAAAAATTCGAGATCATGCTCATGCGATGTGCTCCATCTTTGAATAAAATCGCCCTGAGATGTCAGAAGTGCCCTTGATGTGTCTATTTTACTTTTATGTTCACTAATCAATTCTTGCTTTTCGACCTCTATCTTATTTAATATTAGCTCCAAAGAATATCTATTTGCAAACTGAATTTTATCGTCCACAATTGccttattattatcaacaTTCCTATCATAAATGAAGGTGTCACGATTATGCTGTTTACTAACTATGCTATTCTTAGCAAATGAAGATGTACCTTCCCTTTCCTTTTGTGAAATACCATTCTGATCATTTTTATCTAGTTTCgattttttaatttcaagACATTCAGAGCTGAGAAGTTTATTTGGATGAATATTTTGCCTTAGAGTTCTTGGTAAATGGATTACTTCATGTCTATGAACATCTGTGGCTATAATATTATCTGTGTATTGCACTTTCTTCTCCTGAAATTTCTTTTGGCCATTATCAGTATCTGTATAGGATATATTGTCACTGAATTTAATAACTGCAACATCTTTAAAAACTGGACCTCCTTCcagattttgaaaattcCTTTCCTGTGTATGAAACGGGGTCAGCTTATCTTGAAGAATACTTGCATTTATAAGTTTATCTGTTGCATTTTTGGGGGTTTCATGAATTATCTCGTATTCCGAATACCCCGAAGATATTCTCTTATGGGAAAGATAACCTGTTGACACTCTAGATACTTCACTACCACTCGATGATCTATCAACTTTTCTTAAGTTTGGCACATGATCATTACTGTATCTACGTAAAGCAGTTTTAGCAGCCGCTATTTCTAAGCTCTTGTCTGATGCCACAGAGTTTCTattcttccaattctttGAGTGTGGGTTTGATATAGAATTTTTATACCCCCTTCTGTAATCATCATGAACAGCAATTTTTCTCGCATAGCTCATTGCTACCTATTTTAGTTTCAAAAGCTTAGGAGTGAAATATTGTTCAGCTGAAGTTATATATGTAATCAAGCTAATCACagagaataataaaaaaccTCTGATAAGAAACATATCTTATTCTCCAAATCATGATTAACTTATACTAACACACACTCATGTCTAATGCGAAATCAATTAGtcacttgaagaaaatcaCTTGAAACAGCTCAGATCGAGTTTTTCTATTTAAGCCGTAATTATTACCGACTACTAAATATTATTCGATCCGGATTTAGAATTACCGTAGCAACGACTACATCAGTCCATAAATCAATCATCCAAAACAAATTTAGCCAGGTGTCAAGATTATTTGCCGTTTAATTTGTAACGTTCAGATGAACTGTCCTCTTATTCTCCTAGCTAATTGCATGTCCTTCTTCATAATCGTGATACGTTTAGCATGCAATGCCAACAAATTTGTATGCTCTAGTAATCCTACCAAGTAAGCTTCACTTGCTTCCTGAAGAGCGAGGATGGCCATTGATTGCCAACGAAGATCTTGCGATTCACCGGCAAATTCTTCTGTGACTTCCTTGACAAGTTTAGCAAATGGGATCTTTTGTATCAGTAATGCTGTTGatctttgatatttttcaatctcaTACATGGCAAGCTTACTAGGAGCAAAGTTTCGTTTCTCTTTAGGCTTCGCCACTATGTGCCTATGATCTCTTTGCTTTCTGCTACGTTTAACGTATTTGTCCAAAGAGTATTTCTCAGGAAGTctcttattttcttcttctgatTCAACATGTGAGTTATTGATCGGCTCAAAATCGTCGTTACCAGCATCATATGAGCTTGGTAGTTGATTGCGATGGTAATAATCTGATTCAATTGCTTTTGCCTTAACCCCTCCCAAATAACGGCGACGATCCTCTCGACGATTTAGTAAATTCCTGCGATGCCTAGTCTTCTCTAATAATCGCATTGCTTTAGAGTTAATCTCTGAATCACCTTCAAATACAGTGTTAACACCAGCCAACCCTCGTGCTGATCTGGGCCATCTATCTTCATCCACATCTCTTTCAAACACCGCTTGCCTAGTAGACATCTCACTTCTTTTGTTTAAGCACTCTGTGTAAAGTTATATGCTAGAAAATACAATTAGCCACTTAATAGCAATACTTCTCCAGTTTacatcaaaaaatttaccAATATCTAACTACTTGTTGGGTTTGTTATTATCGTCCACATCGCGTCTGTTACAGATTCGGACAGTTTCGTGTGTAACATAGTAATATACGATAGTGTATAACTAATATGTATAAAATGGAATTGTGACTCAACTATTAAATATTACACTACTAGAACAGATAAAGTTATGAATTAGATTGcttttgaatgaaatttcaTATTATGCATATAGGATTGTCTAATAAAACAAACTGGTCTTGCTATTTCTTGGTTTAAGTTTGCGATACAGTTATTAGACCTCAGCTGAATCTGATTCTAAATACGAGTTTATGTTTCTAACTGTATCGTTGGATATTGAACTATTGAACGGCTTATCCATATATTGTTTGAAGTCGACTATTTCCTTAGAAGATCTCATTCTATTTGTactctttttctttgtagGTGTTTCTTGCAATGGCTCTTTTTTCTCTGGAGAATCCTTAATTCGAATTAATGCCTTGATAGGTGTCGGTATTTTTATAGGCGATGGAGATGCAGTGGAAGGTAACTGTACATGCTTTTCAGGCGATTTCATCTTTTCTGTATATAATGGATCCCCGGCCTCATAAGTATCCAGAAAATCGGTTATCGGGACAGGTTCCTCAAAAGATGAACTAGATTCAGATCGGGTTTCTATTGACATTTGACCCGATGGCGCGTTCATGACTTCTACATTGTTATATGAATACTGTGGCTTATCATTACTCCGAAGCGTTGGTTCCTTAGTCCCCTTCTTCTTaaatatcttcttccacATTTTCGAGAATccagatttctttttagttttggataccatatatttttgtagcactttttctatttcaaatatatctaTTCTTGTCTTCGGATCTTTAGCAAGGAGCCTATCTATCACAAATTTATTGAGAGGACAGACATCGTAATAATCCTCTAACGATTTTTCAGTTATTTGATTATAGGTATCAAACTCGTTCTCTCCAAAAAATGGCAATTCATTATTCAACAGACAGAATATTGTCACTCCTAATGACCAAACATCCAGCTTGAAACCATCCACAATAGTATTTGAGGTTGTGTTggtattttcatttatttgtTTAAAATTACAAAGTTCAGGAGCGGTAAACGCTGGCGTTCCAACAATTTTGTTTAGTTCTGAATTGAAGAGTCTCTCAACACTACGATCGCTAGAGTCATCTATAAAACTCATGTGCTTTGGATCAATAATACAGCATCCAAAATCTGAGATCTTAAAACGTCCACTTACACTGTCCAGCAATATATTGGAAGGTTTTAAGTCTCTATGTATACAACCATTAATCTTCATAAATTTCAATCCATCTGTCAGCTCTCTCAGAGCTCTCAATGAAAACTCTTCGACCGAAAtgtttttatcaatattcaGCCATTGTGCATGTACCTCATTCAAATTATCTCTTCTCCATTTTAGTTCCCCCAAATTGCACCAATCTCCTATTAAATAAATGGAGGATGATTTTGCTGAGTCCAGTACTTCAAACATCTTTATTAAATTTTGGTGTCCTTTACCTTCCATCTTTGATAGTTTAGATAGTATGAATATTTCCCTTCGGCATTTTTGcaaattcatcatcattataGTCTCATCAGCCGTTATATCCAAACTGGGAGAAATCATGTCTCCAGAAGAGTTGTCGCTTTCTGATTTAATATCGGTTTTAGGTTTCGATTCAGGTAAAAAGCCCTTCAGTCTCCATGTTTGTATTTGCCTTAGCACCTGATTCATCGAGTACTGTTGAGAATTCAGAGGCTTCTTTGGTATCATTTTAATCGAGTACATTCTATTATGCTTCCGGGCTCTATAAACATAGCTGAATTGGCCTTTACCGGCAGGTTTTGAGCCCATTACATAGCCATTGACTCCATCATCATTTGAAGCATCAATTTCTGTGGTGGTAGTTTTCAACTCATCGACCATGTCAAACAAATGATCCTCCATTAGACTGTAGTAGCTATTTGGCTGAAACTTCTGCTTATGGGTACCTGCCCCATTAATTTGACCGTAGAATCGCAGGTACTTCGGAGACCATTCCGGTAACACTGTAGGGTATTCATTGTCAGACATActatttcttcaattctttgCAGTATacttaatttcttttcaagtaATGTTCTCTTACAGCAGTTAATGATTGGGATCTTTTTAAAGGCaatttaattaattaaGATCTGGAAACTATTTTTAGAATAAAATCCTACTAGATATACGAACTCACCACCATGACACATTGCACTACAGTATGCGATGCCCGGACCTCGATGCTTTATTATTgtcatttcatttttaattGTAAACATTTGTCTATAATACCATCGTACaatagtatatatatggaaGTGAATTAATGCAGAGAGGGTCAATTAGTTTATTGTGCAGCAAGAATTCAttacagaagaaaagttaattaattaaaattaaagtTAATTGCTAACATAAATCTATGAGTAATACTTTATTCTCTTTCGGGGGCATCTAATAATTTTCCGTTTCAATCTtcatttgatgaattttattataataaattaaatatgaattaaattattaaaatattaattgtaataataattacGGTGATGTTCTCTATCTTATGTTAAAATGTGGTATATATGGATGAGTTCAGggataaaaagaaatgtaATCGTTATTTTTGAATGTCGGAAGTATTGTCACTTAGTAAAATATTTGTACAAGGAGCAGCATAAACCAGCATGCGAAACCTCACGTACTTTCAATCTTGGAATAATTAATGGTagtaaagaaaaaaaaaggttatagtaattttgtttttgtccCCTAAAAGAATATATGGCAGGCCCtattatagaaaatataaGGCGTTCATACCCCCAATTCTAATTAATATGCCTCGATATAACATTGATTTGATATGGATGCAACCAAAATGTATCTAgcaaaaatagaaaaggtagttgaaaaaagaaaataataaaatgaatCGTAgcagaaaataaaataaagaatgGCTCGAGACTTTAATTAAAAGTCTCCGTGTCTTTTATGTGTTTTCAAATGCTGAGATAAGTTATCGCTTCTGCTGAACTTCTTCTCACAGAACATGCAGGGGAATGGTCTTTCTGTTGAGTGAACAGAACGAACATGCCTCTTCAAATGTTCACTTCTTCTGAAAGCTTTGTCACAATCGGCACATTGGAATGGTTTTGCTCCGTCTGGTAGCTCCACAGAAACTGActtatttcttcttgaaagacTTTGAGAGCTTCTAGAGCTCATAGGAGTTACAGCAGACCTTCTTCGCCTTCTAATTGACGTAGTAGAATTTGAGGCAATAGAAGGTGCTAATGACCCTACGCTTGTGCGAGAGGACATTGGAGTAGCAAACTCTTTAACGGGCGTTGTACTAGATTTGCTTGAGCTCAATTCGATATTTTTGGCATCGAGAATTGAAAGTGATTTTGGGTTAAATACAGGAGACACGTTCAAACTTGGTTCGACAACCTCTAGGGCAGCATCCTCATTGCCGTTCAAGAAAAGACCTGAACTGGCAGGAGATGCAATGAACATATTTCTGCGGTCTTCGCCTTCGTTCAAGTCGTCATCATCGGACAGGACAGCATCTTCCCAAAGCAACATGCTATTCAACGCACCGGCGTTGTTAGTTAATCTGTACTGGTTGTTGGCATTACTCAATGCCTGTAGAGTTCTAGTTGGCGAAGTCAGTGGGCTCTCTAATGAAGGTTTGCGTTTTGTCACGCCTGAACCCACTGGCCCATGAACTGATTGTCTTCTATTTCTGTATTTTGTAAGCTTGGATGCCGAGTGAAAATCCAAGCTGTATTCGTTCAATGTCTTTGAGATATCAGAAGCGTTTGCATCTATTTCTTCATGTGCGTTAGCATGTTTTGTCTGTGGGTTCGACGAGGCCAATTCCACGGTTTGAGTGAGGGATGCGCGTCTATCGGTCTGTAGAGAAGTAGGGCTGAGCAATTTGCTGACTCTTCTGCTGCCAGAAAGGATTGCTGAGTCATCGAAATTATCCTGGTCCTGGTCGTAGTCCTGGTCGTGGTCGTGGTCTTGCTCGTCATCTGCGTCGTCATCGTTTAGGATCAAGGAGTCTCTCTCGCCGAACACATCGAAGAAGTCCACGACTTCGTTGTCGTAATCATTGCCCAGACTAGAGTCCATGAACAAGTTGTTATGTGCCTTCTGCAGGTTAGAGTTATTGCTAGGCAGCACCACCTCTGTTCCGTCCGCCTCGCTGTCATGCTGGGCGGATGTGGTTGGGGAGAGGCTGCTTGGCAGCTTAGGCAGCGTAGCCGAGGACAGCAATACGGGATTAATGAACTCTGGCTTGGTCATGACTTCTTCCTCGTTCATAGAACTGGACGAGAGCGAGTGTTGCAAGTTCACAGGCCTGGTGCAGCGCGATTGTTCCAGGTTCTCTAGTATCGAGTGCAGCGCGTCCTGGTTGAGTTGGTTCCCGATGTCAGCGTTGTAGAACCCTTTCAAGTTAGTAATGCTGCTGTTCTCCGTGGGGATAGTCTGCGAAGGGGAGTTGATGAAGGAAGTGTCAGGACTTTCAGTTTTTCTATCAGCGTCAGATAAGTAAGAAGCCAGCTCTTCCTGTATCATAGCATCGGTCATATTGGCAAGtcttgtttattttttactttcaaCTTTTATTGTGTATGTTTCCTTtctaatatatatcatGCAAGGGCACTTATGTCGCTTGGAACAGGAATGGAcactaatatatataattgttGAGTTCCTTGTCTTGGTCCATGTTCTTGGTTCTTGGTTCTTGGTTCTTGGTCTTGTACTGCATCGAGTCCTAGCACTATTGAAAGTCCAGGCCCGGC
This is a stretch of genomic DNA from Nakaseomyces glabratus chromosome M, complete sequence. It encodes these proteins:
- the ELM1 gene encoding serine/threonine protein kinase ELM1 (CAGL0M13167g~Ortholog(s) have protein serine/threonine kinase activity); translation: MSDNEYPTVLPEWSPKYLRFYGQINGAGTHKQKFQPNSYYSLMEDHLFDMVDELKTTTTEIDASNDDGVNGYVMGSKPAGKGQFSYVYRARKHNRMYSIKMIPKKPLNSQQYSMNQVLRQIQTWRLKGFLPESKPKTDIKSESDNSSGDMISPSLDITADETIMMMNLQKCRREIFILSKLSKMEGKGHQNLIKMFEVLDSAKSSSIYLIGDWCNLGELKWRRDNLNEVHAQWLNIDKNISVEEFSLRALRELTDGLKFMKINGCIHRDLKPSNILLDSVSGRFKISDFGCCIIDPKHMSFIDDSSDRSVERLFNSELNKIVGTPAFTAPELCNFKQINENTNTTSNTIVDGFKLDVWSLGVTIFCLLNNELPFFGENEFDTYNQITEKSLEDYYDVCPLNKFVIDRLLAKDPKTRIDIFEIEKVLQKYMVSKTKKKSGFSKMWKKIFKKKGTKEPTLRSNDKPQYSYNNVEVMNAPSGQMSIETRSESSSSFEEPVPITDFLDTYEAGDPLYTEKMKSPEKHVQLPSTASPSPIKIPTPIKALIRIKDSPEKKEPLQETPTKKKSTNRMRSSKEIVDFKQYMDKPFNSSISNDTVRNINSYLESDSAEV
- the MSN4 gene encoding stress-responsive transcriptional activator MSN4 (CAGL0M13189g~Putative transcription factor similar to S. cerevisiae Msn4p; involved in response to oxidative stress) produces the protein MTDAMIQEELASYLSDADRKTESPDTSFINSPSQTIPTENSSITNLKGFYNADIGNQLNQDALHSILENLEQSRCTRPVNLQHSLSSSSMNEEEVMTKPEFINPVLLSSATLPKLPSSLSPTTSAQHDSEADGTEVVLPSNNSNLQKAHNNLFMDSSLGNDYDNEVVDFFDVFGERDSLILNDDDADDEQDHDHDQDYDQDQDNFDDSAILSGSRRVSKLLSPTSLQTDRRASLTQTVELASSNPQTKHANAHEEIDANASDISKTLNEYSLDFHSASKLTKYRNRRQSVHGPVGSGVTKRKPSLESPLTSPTRTLQALSNANNQYRLTNNAGALNSMLLWEDAVLSDDDDLNEGEDRRNMFIASPASSGLFLNGNEDAALEVVEPSLNVSPVFNPKSLSILDAKNIELSSSKSSTTPVKEFATPMSSRTSVGSLAPSIASNSTTSIRRRRRSAVTPMSSRSSQSLSRRNKSVSVELPDGAKPFQCADCDKAFRRSEHLKRHVRSVHSTERPFPCMFCEKKFSRSDNLSQHLKTHKRHGDF
- the CSE4 gene encoding centromeric DNA-binding histone H3-like protein CSE4 (CAGL0M13145g~Centromere binding protein of the inner kinetochore), which codes for MSTRQAVFERDVDEDRWPRSARGLAGVNTVFEGDSEINSKAMRLLEKTRHRRNLLNRREDRRRYLGGVKAKAIESDYYHRNQLPSSYDAGNDDFEPINNSHVESEEENKRLPEKYSLDKYVKRSRKQRDHRHIVAKPKEKRNFAPSKLAMYEIEKYQRSTALLIQKIPFAKLVKEVTEEFAGESQDLRWQSMAILALQEASEAYLVGLLEHTNLLALHAKRITIMKKDMQLARRIRGQFI
- the SFK1 gene encoding Sfk1p (CAGL0M13101g~Protein of unknown function) translates to MFKRPGNYFFIVPWIAFIPWYGMLIAMLICWAAQGHPIYWFMHTEQFPVYISDIGATNLRPLFIACAGWQGLGYVITIACEYFQRAGRWPFRMPNSKSPHVEAEYDNVSSYTERLLHSRLLMPPYYTKHERNLIFASFVLGCIGEIALLMCSIFSTAKYHHVHISMVAIFCIFMLLSIVCLTAEYFSMGRHYASIHPLAATKADFDPSNPTNIDSLPWNKWTGHIWNKFTISATLKTIWCIAAIVWAICFGAIHDNSKSACFEWLLAFWFGIIFMIISADFYLGSLYKRSKYFHQIETFAGYYKYDKFAGVRDYESNDSSGKYEDSDRTETMVQEDSPVEA
- the MDM35 gene encoding Mdm35p (CAGL0M13057g~Ortholog(s) have role in mitochondrial respiratory chain complex assembly, phospholipid translocation and cytosol, mitochondrial intermembrane space, nucleus localization), which codes for MGNVMSQSFAPECTELKKEYDNCFNEWYMEKFLKGKSIENECTKQWYAYTECVNAALVKQGIKPALDEARKEAPFEQGGKLAGADDDKI
- the ASK1 gene encoding Ask1p (CAGL0M13079g~Ortholog(s) have microtubule plus-end binding activity); the protein is MDRELERLDQEITLELQKIDGNLSHCFDVITKQVIPRVVAYGQVCDAISDSCEWLGTLCKSSGVVDLKRDVLLERTPVRDSDAHGNAHGDTHGNAHGDAHGEANAERSYGDVAGGEEHNSTVQSEVSDSTMGKYREDDTREQGEDDSVQRQKKRKVSLLIQERYGSSSSVMPSPDKRVPQQSLGSSPVKEQVPLPGTVIHFSTK
- a CDS encoding uncharacterized protein (CAGL0M13123g~Protein of unknown function) — translated: MSYARKIAVHDDYRRGYKNSISNPHSKNWKNRNSVASDKSLEIAAAKTALRRYSNDHVPNLRKVDRSSSGSEVSRVSTGYLSHKRISSGYSEYEIIHETPKNATDKLINASILQDKLTPFHTQERNFQNLEGGPVFKDVAVIKFSDNISYTDTDNGQKKFQEKKVQYTDNIIATDVHRHEVIHLPRTLRQNIHPNKLLSSECLEIKKSKLDKNDQNGISQKEREGTSSFAKNSIVSKQHNRDTFIYDRNVDNNKAIVDDKIQFANRYSLELILNKIEVEKQELISEHKSKIDTSRALLTSQGDFIQRWSTSHEHDLEFLINDPHSDDILGEKKIVALKEYDMSRKNDIRQLVSNLASKTEELNNILTVKENRLRILEENTKANDNAKSLIASELASHRNMVDYLEKKCAQYTNHLSHINESPNDTLDNFHKDEYALLKSDLFRRKKLIHDLEDQLTAYSLKEEEYAESKNTLACQLEEQKFLLEKIRKDFSATNSAFATKPLADAEKHLMIRSVNGINDPLRMGAITESGLSGSKPAVVTSISDNRPNKSSFIDRLLIGKNAALKYRKKQLSIVKRKASNTLTNLRNSCDKPEISEPIVPIEMEEVSGGAPMRLISLTDAKVMHGNLSRGIPILDKGINTISEGYANPTLTQPRARESFFEEMF